From Lawsonia intracellularis PHE/MN1-00, the proteins below share one genomic window:
- the pheT gene encoding phenylalanine--tRNA ligase subunit beta: MLLSLNWLREFVPYEGTAQELGNRLTMLGFELEDIITPYNNIQSIIVGKVVHCEKHPEADKLSICTIDIGQETLLHVLCGAPNVATGQKVPVATIGTTMPDGTIIKKIKLRGIESFGMICSEKELEFTDDHSGILVLPEELTVGTSLVNALNLDTEILKISITPNRGDCLSILGLAREISTAFGLPLFPQQPIHFLEVEPDFSKNWSVHVSSKKVCSSYLLRLVENISVQKSPLHIRHRLHSMGIRPISNVVDITNYILLELGQPLHAFDKDLIEGNTTYISLAKEEEILCTLDGKNHTLTPSDLIIYDDTKPIALAGIMGCQNSKVTEATKNILIESAVFNPSIIRKTARRLGISTESSYRFERGVDSSGAMYALNKAIKMIIDTSGGEVKIGNAHYEPTPYKQPIIQLDTSNIQKVTGTSIPSNFCINTLTQLGFEIDTSNCNIWDITIPSWRKDIQHSVDLIEELLRFYGLNTIPEELPCIYKSLNDIGLPESQYQFITKVKHWACGIGLNETENYSFIGNNELDLLKFSNNTRLIIYNPLTEEQNVLRTSLIPSLLNNVKYNVAHGNTGLRLFEVANTYTFEAISETTAKEVLKLGIVMHGDLFDTGWPQPSTSASYLDLLGIVEHFITFLHLPPLTTSQTDTYAFLNPGVDLFIHGKKIGYIGCISQHIAKNCHTHKEIWITELDLETLAHLYKNIKITFKPLPIYPSSYRDMTLIITSNTSISNIKSYMDLIDIPILENIFLLDIFRPNNIEQHCTFRFVFRSAKKTLKDSEIDLAYKKITEILSNQCNIRFNVLLE; this comes from the coding sequence ATGTTATTAAGTTTAAACTGGTTACGTGAATTTGTTCCATATGAAGGAACTGCTCAAGAGCTTGGTAATAGACTAACAATGCTTGGATTTGAGCTTGAAGATATCATAACACCATATAATAACATTCAATCCATTATAGTTGGAAAAGTTGTTCATTGTGAAAAACACCCAGAAGCTGACAAACTTTCTATTTGTACTATAGATATTGGTCAAGAAACATTACTACATGTTCTATGCGGTGCTCCAAACGTAGCTACAGGTCAAAAAGTTCCTGTAGCTACTATTGGTACTACTATGCCTGATGGTACCATTATAAAAAAAATTAAATTACGGGGCATAGAATCTTTTGGAATGATATGTTCTGAAAAAGAATTAGAATTTACAGATGATCATTCAGGAATTTTAGTTCTTCCAGAAGAACTAACTGTTGGGACATCACTAGTGAATGCTTTAAATCTTGATACAGAAATTCTAAAAATTAGTATTACACCAAACCGAGGAGATTGTTTATCTATTTTAGGACTTGCAAGAGAAATTTCTACTGCATTTGGGCTACCGTTATTTCCTCAGCAACCTATCCATTTCCTAGAAGTAGAGCCTGATTTTTCAAAAAATTGGTCTGTCCATGTTTCTTCTAAAAAAGTATGCTCATCATATCTATTACGTTTAGTTGAAAATATATCCGTACAAAAATCACCCTTACATATTCGCCATAGACTTCACTCAATGGGTATTCGTCCTATTTCTAATGTTGTAGATATCACAAATTATATCTTACTAGAATTAGGCCAACCACTTCATGCCTTTGATAAAGATCTTATTGAAGGTAATACAACATATATCTCTTTAGCAAAAGAAGAAGAAATACTTTGTACTCTTGACGGAAAAAATCATACATTAACTCCATCTGATTTAATTATCTATGATGATACTAAACCTATTGCACTAGCTGGTATTATGGGTTGTCAAAACTCAAAAGTAACAGAAGCAACAAAAAATATTCTTATTGAAAGTGCAGTATTTAATCCCAGTATAATTAGAAAAACAGCTCGACGGCTTGGTATTTCTACTGAATCTTCCTATCGTTTTGAAAGAGGTGTTGATTCATCTGGAGCGATGTATGCTCTTAATAAAGCCATTAAAATGATTATTGATACAAGTGGTGGAGAAGTCAAGATAGGTAATGCTCACTATGAACCTACACCTTATAAACAACCTATTATCCAACTTGATACATCAAACATACAAAAAGTAACAGGTACTTCTATTCCTTCTAACTTCTGTATCAATACACTGACACAACTTGGTTTTGAAATAGACACTTCTAACTGTAATATATGGGATATTACTATACCAAGTTGGAGAAAAGATATTCAACATTCTGTAGATCTTATTGAAGAACTACTTCGATTTTATGGACTAAATACTATACCTGAAGAACTTCCATGTATTTATAAATCACTAAATGACATAGGATTACCAGAATCTCAGTATCAGTTTATTACAAAAGTTAAACATTGGGCTTGTGGAATAGGACTTAATGAAACTGAAAATTATAGTTTTATAGGAAATAACGAGTTAGATTTGCTTAAATTTTCTAATAATACTAGACTTATTATATACAATCCCCTTACAGAAGAGCAAAATGTACTTAGAACCTCACTTATACCTAGTCTTTTAAACAATGTGAAATATAATGTAGCTCATGGAAATACTGGATTAAGATTATTTGAAGTTGCTAATACATATACATTTGAAGCAATATCAGAAACAACAGCAAAAGAAGTCCTAAAACTAGGCATAGTTATGCATGGTGATTTATTTGATACAGGTTGGCCTCAACCTTCTACTAGCGCCTCTTATTTAGATCTTTTAGGTATTGTTGAACACTTTATAACTTTTTTACATTTACCACCCCTGACTACTTCACAAACTGATACTTATGCATTTCTTAACCCTGGAGTTGATCTTTTTATCCATGGGAAAAAAATTGGATATATTGGCTGTATATCTCAACATATTGCAAAAAATTGCCATACCCATAAAGAAATATGGATTACTGAGCTTGATTTAGAAACATTAGCTCATTTATATAAAAATATAAAAATAACATTTAAACCATTACCAATTTATCCATCTTCTTATAGAGATATGACTCTTATTATTACTTCTAATACTTCTATCTCAAACATAAAAAGTTATATGGACTTAATAGATATTCCTATATTAGAAAACATTTTCTTATTAGATATATTTAGACCTAATAATATAGAACAACATTGTACGTTTCGTTTCGTTTTTAGAAGTGCTAAAAAAACACTCAAGGATAGCGAAATTGATTTGGCTTATAAAAAAATCACTGAAATACTATCCAATCAATGTAATATAAGATTTAATGTATTACTTGAATAA
- the pheS gene encoding phenylalanine--tRNA ligase subunit alpha has product MDLIKEFERLIPEIKKNLEQASSLEHIEQIRVAFLGRKGQLAALMSKIPSVDTSLRPVVGETANSVKNQLTQLIHEYKTQLDFLTTTNRIQNFDAGLPGKRPWYGTLHPITIVLEEICSVFTSLGYTIATGPEVETEYHNFEALGIPSEHPARDMQDTFYISDSILLRTHTSSIQIRTMLKKQPPIAIIAPGRVYRRDSDVTHTPMFHQIEGLVVDKNISMSHLRGTLTAFLKTIFGAEIKIRFRPSFFPFTEPSAEMDISCHPCNNTGYVKNEICRICKGSGWIEILGCGMVHPKVFESVGYDHNIYSGFAFGLGVERIAMLKYHIEDLRIFFENDLRFLRQFM; this is encoded by the coding sequence ATGGACCTAATTAAGGAATTTGAACGCCTGATACCAGAAATTAAAAAAAATCTGGAACAGGCGTCTTCATTAGAACATATTGAACAAATAAGAGTAGCTTTTTTAGGACGAAAAGGGCAACTTGCTGCACTTATGTCAAAAATACCTTCAGTAGATACTTCACTACGGCCAGTAGTTGGAGAAACTGCAAATAGTGTAAAGAATCAACTTACTCAACTTATTCACGAATACAAAACTCAGCTTGACTTTCTAACAACTACTAATCGTATACAAAACTTTGATGCAGGCCTTCCTGGGAAACGACCTTGGTATGGAACACTACACCCAATTACAATTGTTTTAGAAGAAATTTGTTCAGTATTTACTAGCTTAGGATATACTATAGCAACAGGTCCCGAAGTAGAAACAGAATATCATAACTTTGAAGCACTTGGTATACCATCGGAACATCCTGCAAGAGATATGCAAGATACATTTTATATTTCTGATTCTATCCTATTACGTACACATACATCTTCTATTCAAATACGTACCATGTTAAAAAAACAACCTCCAATTGCAATTATTGCTCCTGGACGAGTATATCGTAGAGACTCTGATGTTACTCATACACCTATGTTTCATCAAATAGAAGGGCTTGTTGTTGATAAAAATATATCTATGTCACATCTACGTGGTACATTAACAGCATTTCTAAAAACAATTTTTGGCGCTGAAATAAAAATTCGATTCCGTCCAAGTTTTTTCCCCTTTACAGAGCCAAGTGCTGAAATGGATATTTCATGTCACCCTTGCAATAATACTGGCTATGTAAAAAATGAAATTTGTCGTATTTGTAAAGGAAGTGGATGGATTGAAATCCTTGGCTGTGGGATGGTACATCCAAAAGTTTTTGAGTCTGTAGGATATGATCATAATATATACTCTGGATTTGCTTTTGGACTTGGTGTTGAAAGAATAGCAATGTTAAAATATCACATTGAAGATCTAAGAATATTTTTTGAAAACGATCTACGCTTTCTACGTCAATTTATGTAA
- a CDS encoding MerR family transcriptional regulator — MNERLYKIGEAARILELESYILRYWETEFSQLSPKRTPKGQRLYSETDIKLLFRLKYLLHEQGLTIEGARRVLSGDSALLITPQTKNKNETKSIKNETTIFKEKEEMEKLLDTIKTVEKELLYIKQLLNKSSTFSLSC, encoded by the coding sequence ATGAATGAACGATTATATAAAATCGGTGAAGCAGCACGTATACTTGAACTTGAAAGTTATATCTTACGTTATTGGGAAACAGAATTTTCTCAACTTTCTCCAAAACGTACGCCAAAAGGGCAGCGTTTATATTCAGAAACAGATATAAAACTTCTTTTCAGGTTAAAATACTTACTGCATGAACAAGGACTAACAATAGAAGGAGCACGTCGAGTACTTTCTGGTGACTCAGCTTTACTGATAACACCACAAACAAAAAACAAAAATGAAACTAAGTCGATTAAAAACGAAACAACAATATTTAAAGAAAAAGAAGAAATGGAAAAATTATTAGATACAATTAAAACAGTTGAAAAAGAACTCTTATATATAAAACAACTACTTAACAAATCTTCAACTTTTTCATTATCCTGCTAA
- the fliD gene encoding flagellar filament capping protein FliD, with product MADYLSGGISFGGIGSGTDFQAMIDQLKKIELIPKNRLVVSHEQWTKKYKAFEELIKTVKDTEASLSKLSSVGAILKKEGSVSNTSVASVKASSDASDGTHTIDVKQLATNTILSNNHIFDSKTESINNTGSPGIFAYEYKGELHEVEVPPGSDLEYLATLINKDSNNPGVKANLIKTGDGYMFSLEGTETGANATLSISNKTTLPDFKASVATSSALANGEDTIINTSGTTQQFSFEYNGRTFTFDIPSGTTAKELQTAINENTKNTGVRATFEKHGSDIVLQLEGTVPNQQVKVTASPTDLGSFTSSGQAGWNKRDSQDAIFNINGWDQELTSSTNELTEVIPGLQITLLSEGKTQITIQTSTDEVKKQVEKAVESINNVLSKIQELTKATAEDKDDSKDTSSSSSKIPSYLQSPTKVKAGLFTGDTGIQMLSTRLKSIFSSNGLGFSPKQTQDGPGDLFSSLASIGIVVDADEGSETFGQLKILDRETIGPDAPYTTLDEALKKDPQAVADILAGSSGISDSTDFSYQDHIVGKTQAGTYDVKYSVDASGTIGDVYIGGVKASLSDPAKNIYTVTSGPATGLSIAVNNRTPGINVESTVRVKQGKLSQIQEALKAEVQQDPLKENTGPLIIMQDNYKDVMKNLETRIEKETQRVTSWERMMRLKFSRLDAVLAKYNQMMSANASSLGQLGA from the coding sequence ATGGCGGATTATCTTTCAGGAGGAATTTCTTTTGGAGGAATTGGTAGTGGAACCGATTTCCAAGCTATGATTGATCAACTTAAGAAAATTGAGCTTATTCCTAAAAATAGACTTGTAGTTTCCCATGAACAATGGACAAAAAAATATAAAGCATTTGAAGAGCTTATAAAAACAGTTAAAGATACTGAAGCGTCTTTAAGTAAGCTAAGTTCTGTTGGTGCTATTTTAAAAAAAGAAGGTTCTGTTTCAAATACTTCTGTTGCAAGCGTTAAGGCAAGTTCTGATGCATCTGATGGAACACATACAATTGATGTGAAACAGCTTGCAACAAACACGATTCTTTCTAATAATCATATTTTTGATTCTAAAACTGAAAGTATTAATAATACAGGTTCACCTGGTATCTTTGCTTATGAGTATAAAGGGGAACTACATGAAGTTGAAGTTCCTCCAGGTAGTGATCTTGAATATCTTGCAACATTAATAAACAAAGATTCTAATAATCCTGGTGTTAAAGCAAACCTTATCAAGACTGGCGATGGCTATATGTTTAGTCTTGAAGGAACTGAAACTGGTGCAAATGCGACTTTATCTATTTCAAATAAGACAACGCTTCCAGACTTTAAAGCATCTGTTGCTACCAGCAGTGCATTAGCTAATGGTGAAGATACAATTATTAATACTTCAGGAACAACTCAACAATTTTCTTTTGAATACAATGGAAGAACATTTACTTTCGATATTCCTTCAGGAACAACAGCAAAAGAACTCCAAACAGCTATAAATGAAAATACAAAAAATACAGGAGTACGTGCAACTTTTGAAAAACATGGCTCAGATATAGTATTGCAATTAGAAGGAACAGTTCCTAATCAACAAGTTAAAGTAACCGCTAGCCCTACTGATCTTGGAAGTTTCACATCTTCGGGTCAAGCAGGCTGGAATAAACGTGATTCTCAAGATGCTATTTTTAATATTAATGGTTGGGACCAAGAACTTACATCTTCTACAAATGAACTTACAGAAGTTATCCCAGGACTTCAAATTACACTACTTTCCGAAGGGAAAACACAAATTACAATTCAGACTTCTACTGACGAAGTAAAAAAACAAGTTGAGAAAGCAGTAGAGTCTATAAATAATGTTCTTTCCAAAATTCAAGAGTTAACTAAAGCAACAGCTGAAGACAAAGATGATAGTAAAGACACTTCTAGTTCTTCAAGTAAAATTCCATCATATTTACAAAGTCCTACAAAAGTGAAGGCTGGACTATTTACAGGTGATACTGGCATACAAATGCTTAGTACTAGACTTAAGTCTATCTTTTCTTCTAATGGTCTAGGTTTTTCTCCTAAACAAACACAAGATGGTCCAGGGGATCTATTTTCATCACTTGCTTCAATTGGTATTGTCGTAGATGCTGATGAGGGTAGTGAAACTTTTGGACAACTTAAAATTTTAGATAGAGAAACAATTGGTCCTGATGCACCTTATACAACTCTTGATGAGGCATTAAAAAAAGATCCACAAGCAGTAGCAGATATATTAGCTGGTAGTTCTGGAATATCTGATTCAACAGATTTTTCTTATCAAGATCATATTGTTGGAAAAACACAAGCTGGTACATATGATGTAAAGTATTCTGTAGATGCAAGTGGTACTATAGGAGACGTTTACATTGGAGGTGTAAAAGCTTCTCTATCTGATCCTGCAAAAAATATATATACGGTCACATCTGGTCCTGCTACAGGTCTTAGTATAGCAGTTAATAATCGTACTCCAGGTATCAATGTAGAAAGTACTGTAAGAGTCAAACAAGGTAAACTTAGCCAAATACAAGAAGCACTTAAAGCTGAAGTACAGCAAGATCCTTTAAAAGAAAACACAGGTCCTTTAATTATCATGCAAGATAACTATAAGGATGTTATGAAAAATCTTGAGACAAGAATAGAAAAAGAAACACAAAGAGTTACTAGTTGGGAACGTATGATGCGTTTAAAATTTTCTAGACTTGATGCTGTATTAGCAAAATATAATCAGATGATGTCAGCAAATGCTTCTAGTTTAGGGCAACTTGGTGCATAA
- the rplT gene encoding 50S ribosomal protein L20: MRVKRGFSAHRRHKKYLEMAKGFRGGRSRLYRTAREAVERSLVYAYIGRKQRKREFRKLWILRINAGAREHGLSYSKMMAGLSQAGIMLNRKILAELAVKQKEDFAKLVEIAKNQVH; the protein is encoded by the coding sequence ATGCGTGTAAAAAGAGGGTTTTCTGCCCATCGTCGACATAAAAAATATTTAGAAATGGCAAAAGGGTTTCGTGGGGGACGTAGTCGGCTGTATCGTACTGCACGTGAAGCTGTAGAACGCTCATTAGTTTATGCATATATTGGAAGAAAGCAAAGAAAACGTGAATTCCGTAAGCTTTGGATATTACGTATTAATGCTGGTGCTCGTGAACATGGTCTTTCTTATTCTAAAATGATGGCAGGATTATCTCAAGCTGGAATTATGTTGAATCGTAAGATACTTGCAGAGCTTGCTGTTAAACAAAAAGAAGACTTTGCTAAACTAGTAGAAATTGCTAAAAATCAAGTTCATTAA
- the thrS gene encoding threonine--tRNA ligase — translation MQSDINKNHLTMTEGLTYINESGLKEEESKNIVGYNINGSIIDLFTPLPTITKEVIPITIDSEDGLEMLRHSAAHILAAAVKNLFPTVKISIGPSIENGFYYDFDAERPFTPEDFPAIEAEMQRIINESIPFERIEISKAEALEFFSSLHENYKVEIINSLEDGNITLYRIGNFTDLCKGPHVPNTNFIKAFKLLSVAGAYWRGNENNQMLSRIYATAFPNKKLLKTYLTQLEEAKRRDHRKLGKELNLFEFHEDIAPGMVFWQPNGMLLRTILEDFLRKEHLKRGYQLVQGPQLLRRELWEKSGHYTNYKENMYFTEIEEDVYGIKPMNCVSHMLLYKTHLHSYRELPQRYFELGVVHRHEKSGVLHGLLRVRQFTQDDAHIICMPEQLEEEIIQVITFVRDLMSLFDFNYHIVISTRPEKSIGSDYAWELATSALIQAVEKINLPYSINHGDGAFYGPKIDIKVTDAIGREWQLSTIQCDFTLPERFELEYVGQDGKRHQPVMIHRAIFGSIERFIGILTEHYAGAFPTWLTPIQVKILTVTDAQTPFAKHVYSQLQDVGIRVGLDIRNEKLGFKIREAQLAKIPYILVIGQKELELESVNVRLRTGENIGMQSVTEFIKLVENDCIQPFKRGGMNYRFS, via the coding sequence ATGCAGAGTGATATAAATAAAAATCATCTTACTATGACTGAAGGATTAACATATATTAATGAATCAGGTTTAAAAGAAGAAGAATCAAAAAATATTGTTGGTTACAACATTAATGGCTCAATAATAGATCTTTTTACACCTCTTCCTACCATAACAAAAGAAGTTATACCTATCACTATTGATTCAGAAGATGGTCTTGAAATGTTACGTCACTCAGCAGCACATATCCTTGCTGCTGCTGTAAAAAATCTTTTTCCTACAGTAAAAATATCTATTGGTCCTTCTATTGAGAATGGTTTTTATTACGACTTTGATGCAGAACGTCCTTTTACCCCAGAAGACTTTCCTGCTATTGAAGCTGAGATGCAACGTATTATTAATGAATCTATTCCTTTTGAGCGTATTGAAATTAGTAAAGCTGAAGCTCTAGAATTTTTTTCTTCTCTTCATGAAAATTATAAAGTCGAAATAATAAACTCCTTAGAAGATGGTAATATTACACTTTATCGAATAGGAAACTTTACAGATCTTTGTAAAGGTCCTCATGTTCCAAACACAAATTTTATAAAAGCTTTTAAACTACTTTCAGTAGCAGGTGCCTATTGGAGAGGTAATGAAAATAATCAGATGCTCTCTCGTATTTATGCTACAGCATTTCCTAATAAAAAATTATTAAAAACATATCTAACACAACTAGAAGAAGCTAAACGTCGTGATCATCGGAAGTTAGGTAAAGAGCTTAATTTATTTGAATTTCATGAGGACATTGCTCCAGGAATGGTTTTTTGGCAACCTAATGGGATGTTATTACGTACTATTTTAGAAGACTTCTTACGTAAAGAACACTTAAAAAGAGGATATCAACTCGTACAAGGTCCTCAATTACTTAGACGAGAACTTTGGGAAAAATCAGGTCACTATACAAATTATAAAGAAAATATGTATTTTACGGAAATTGAAGAAGATGTTTATGGGATAAAACCTATGAACTGTGTTTCTCACATGCTTCTTTATAAAACACATCTTCATAGTTATCGTGAACTTCCTCAAAGATATTTTGAACTAGGTGTAGTTCATCGCCATGAAAAATCTGGTGTATTACATGGACTCTTAAGAGTTCGCCAGTTTACACAAGATGATGCACACATTATTTGTATGCCCGAACAACTTGAAGAAGAAATTATTCAAGTTATTACTTTTGTCCGTGACCTTATGTCACTATTTGACTTTAATTACCATATTGTTATATCAACTAGGCCTGAAAAAAGCATAGGTTCTGACTATGCATGGGAACTTGCTACTTCTGCTTTAATTCAAGCAGTTGAAAAAATAAATCTTCCATACTCTATTAACCATGGAGATGGAGCATTTTATGGGCCTAAAATTGATATAAAAGTTACTGATGCTATTGGTCGTGAATGGCAACTTTCAACAATACAATGTGACTTTACATTGCCAGAGCGTTTTGAGTTAGAATATGTAGGTCAAGATGGAAAACGTCATCAGCCTGTAATGATTCATAGAGCTATTTTTGGCTCAATAGAACGCTTTATTGGTATATTAACAGAACATTATGCAGGTGCTTTCCCCACATGGTTAACACCTATACAAGTAAAAATATTAACTGTTACTGATGCACAAACACCTTTTGCAAAACATGTCTATAGTCAACTACAGGATGTAGGTATTCGTGTAGGACTAGACATTCGTAATGAAAAATTAGGTTTTAAAATTCGCGAAGCACAACTTGCTAAAATTCCTTATATTCTTGTTATCGGACAGAAAGAATTAGAATTAGAAAGTGTAAATGTACGATTGCGAACAGGAGAAAATATTGGTATGCAGTCAGTTACAGAGTTTATTAAACTTGTTGAAAATGACTGTATACAACCGTTCAAACGTGGAGGGATGAATTATCGCTTCTCTTAA
- the infC gene encoding translation initiation factor IF-3 gives MKPRREVSQDGVCRNEQIFAREVRVIGPDGEQLGILDRNQAIAIAKEHGLDLVEVAATADPPVCRIMDYGKFKYEAQKKKQEAKKRQTIVQIKEIKIRPKTDEHDFETKVRHIKRFLEEGDRVKVTVFFRGREIVHKDRGIVILERIILETKEVGKVEQEPKAEGRTLQMLLAPLPKKAV, from the coding sequence ATTAAACCTCGTAGAGAGGTTTCCCAAGATGGAGTATGCCGTAATGAGCAAATTTTTGCTCGAGAAGTGCGGGTTATTGGACCAGATGGTGAGCAGCTTGGTATTTTAGACCGTAATCAAGCTATTGCTATTGCTAAAGAACATGGCCTTGATCTTGTTGAAGTAGCAGCAACAGCAGATCCACCTGTATGTCGTATTATGGACTATGGAAAGTTTAAATATGAGGCACAAAAAAAGAAACAAGAAGCTAAAAAACGCCAAACAATAGTCCAAATTAAAGAAATTAAAATTCGTCCAAAAACTGATGAACATGACTTTGAAACTAAAGTTCGACATATTAAACGTTTTTTAGAAGAAGGTGATCGTGTTAAAGTTACAGTCTTTTTCCGTGGACGAGAAATTGTACATAAGGATAGAGGAATTGTAATTTTAGAACGAATTATACTTGAGACAAAAGAAGTAGGGAAGGTAGAGCAGGAGCCAAAAGCCGAAGGACGTACACTTCAAATGTTACTTGCCCCCTTGCCTAAAAAAGCTGTATAA
- the rpmI gene encoding 50S ribosomal protein L35, with translation MPKLKTRRSAAKRFSSTGSGKFKRRRQNLRHILTKKSPKRKMQLGQVTILAPSNVKAVRRMMPYDC, from the coding sequence ATGCCCAAACTAAAAACAAGACGTTCTGCAGCAAAACGTTTTTCTTCTACAGGAAGTGGTAAGTTTAAACGCCGTAGACAAAACCTTAGACATATCCTTACAAAAAAATCACCTAAACGAAAAATGCAGCTAGGGCAAGTTACTATTCTAGCTCCAAGTAACGTTAAAGCAGTTCGTCGTATGATGCCATATGATTGTTAG
- the rpe gene encoding ribulose-phosphate 3-epimerase, whose protein sequence is MILSPSLLSAKIGSLETELHELEAAGLQWVHWDVMDGHFVPNITFGQHVIQQLRPCSSLFFDVHLMISSPERYISNFHTAGANLLVVHVEATIHLQRVVSEIHRLGMKAGVALNPSTSLSVLEYILDDIDLVLLMSVNPGFGGQHFLSSTYEKIYNLRRMIDEREKTILIQVDGGVTLSNTKALLDAGTDVFVCGSSFFVGESYSEKRYQFESVANSLTI, encoded by the coding sequence ATGATTCTTTCGCCTTCCCTCTTATCTGCTAAAATAGGGAGCCTTGAAACTGAACTCCATGAATTAGAAGCTGCAGGACTTCAATGGGTGCATTGGGATGTCATGGATGGACACTTTGTTCCTAATATAACATTTGGACAACACGTTATTCAGCAACTTCGTCCTTGTTCATCTCTATTTTTTGATGTTCATCTTATGATCTCATCTCCTGAACGTTATATTTCAAATTTTCATACTGCTGGAGCTAATTTACTTGTTGTTCATGTTGAAGCAACTATACACTTACAACGAGTTGTTTCTGAAATTCATCGACTTGGAATGAAAGCTGGTGTTGCTCTAAATCCTTCTACCTCCTTATCAGTACTAGAATATATTTTAGATGATATTGATTTAGTTCTCCTTATGAGTGTCAATCCAGGTTTTGGAGGACAACATTTCCTTTCTTCTACTTATGAAAAAATATACAACTTACGCAGGATGATTGATGAAAGAGAAAAAACAATCCTTATTCAAGTGGATGGTGGAGTAACTTTATCTAATACAAAAGCATTACTAGATGCAGGAACTGATGTTTTTGTTTGTGGTTCTTCATTTTTTGTAGGAGAATCTTACTCAGAGAAACGATATCAATTTGAATCTGTTGCCAATAGTCTAACCATTTAA